Proteins encoded together in one uncultured Sphaerochaeta sp. window:
- a CDS encoding alpha/beta fold hydrolase — MRRLLIAVVLGSMLLFFGCTKADTTMEEGYWEGIVSVEENRFFIHLRSTDTGLFLSIPELLATDVPVQDLKISEEQWSGKVTLGTTTLRLLLTPEENGFSGKVLYNTTNGTVILREGRYSVEYRNLTKPARTGKSVSLETSKATLYGTLLTPEGEGPFPTVLIIAGSGPTDRDGNSELLVANNDSLWHLAHELLDAGIASLRYDKFAVGESQPYDEQLLDDITFEDFVADAVSWINYIQTDAKHAPVGIIGHSEGSLIALLAAQAEPVDFVVSVAGNGDPIGEQMIKQIRRMDSEAAKVLESRLQEISASQYEETGNLLVDSFIPLGKERYLETWMKYNPTDVLRTLSVPTLVIWGDHDERLVGEDDLFGHTDMPETVVFSEVSNMGHLLRWAEEDADIIRSYREREIPLHPDFLETVITFIKAQEGSRQ; from the coding sequence ATGAGAAGATTGCTTATTGCAGTGGTATTGGGAAGTATGCTGCTTTTCTTTGGCTGTACAAAAGCTGATACAACCATGGAAGAAGGATACTGGGAAGGTATCGTATCAGTTGAGGAGAATCGATTCTTCATCCACTTACGTAGTACAGATACTGGACTCTTTCTCTCAATTCCCGAGTTGCTGGCTACCGATGTGCCAGTACAGGATCTGAAGATTTCCGAGGAACAGTGGTCAGGAAAAGTTACATTGGGGACAACAACCCTACGGTTGCTTCTTACCCCTGAAGAAAACGGCTTTTCTGGAAAAGTTCTTTATAACACGACCAATGGAACCGTAATTTTACGTGAAGGGCGGTACTCTGTTGAGTATAGAAACCTCACAAAACCAGCTCGCACAGGAAAATCGGTTTCCCTGGAGACGTCAAAAGCAACATTATACGGAACACTGTTAACCCCAGAGGGAGAAGGACCCTTTCCTACGGTGCTTATCATAGCAGGGTCAGGACCAACCGATAGGGACGGAAATTCAGAGTTGTTGGTTGCGAATAATGACAGTCTCTGGCATCTCGCGCATGAACTGCTTGATGCCGGCATAGCTTCGCTTCGCTATGATAAGTTTGCAGTAGGGGAGAGCCAACCATACGATGAGCAGCTGTTGGATGATATTACCTTTGAGGATTTTGTAGCAGACGCTGTCTCCTGGATCAACTACATACAAACAGATGCAAAACATGCACCGGTAGGAATAATCGGCCACTCAGAAGGTTCTCTGATTGCGTTACTGGCAGCTCAGGCTGAACCTGTTGATTTTGTGGTATCCGTTGCAGGGAACGGGGATCCTATAGGCGAGCAGATGATTAAACAGATTCGCAGGATGGACAGTGAAGCCGCCAAAGTCCTGGAGAGTCGGTTACAGGAGATTAGTGCATCTCAGTATGAAGAGACTGGTAACCTTCTTGTAGATTCATTCATACCACTGGGTAAAGAACGATATCTTGAGACATGGATGAAATATAACCCAACGGATGTACTACGTACACTCTCAGTACCCACTTTGGTCATCTGGGGTGATCATGATGAGAGATTGGTAGGGGAGGATGACCTGTTCGGCCATACTGATATGCCGGAAACGGTTGTGTTCTCTGAAGTATCGAACATGGGTCACTTGCTACGATGGGCAGAAGAAGATGCCGATATCATTAGATCATATAGGGAGAGGGAAATACCATTGCACCCCGATTTCCTGGAAACAGTTATTACTTTTATTAAGGCTCAGGAGGGCTCGAGACAATGA
- a CDS encoding LuxR C-terminal-related transcriptional regulator, which translates to MNVLTFWLSIFGFTALFGTFILSFIKQKEHYERFRAQYLWYVAISWIWFMLQFIGFVHNTFLDQPNLTLVAFNGIMRALISIVITYSIAALLGSIKHGKVTSRFHWIGLLASLATAVLLIVIIGFQLLSIGPVFTATVNSLIGIAFFGIRVSVRGQQTYRVRRMGSFLVISGTSYLLFGVYAILFLLFPSAYRPVYDALSTALFILAWCVNDVFIFLKELSEETTAEETDSWSSFCESFSLTVREREIVSNLVQGLSYKEIADRLSISPRTVETHVYRIFKKCSVSNKIELTQKIHPVRTNT; encoded by the coding sequence ATGAATGTATTGACATTTTGGCTGAGCATCTTTGGATTTACTGCACTGTTCGGTACCTTCATTCTCTCATTTATCAAACAGAAAGAGCACTATGAACGTTTTCGAGCTCAGTACCTTTGGTATGTAGCAATTTCTTGGATCTGGTTCATGCTCCAATTCATCGGATTTGTCCATAATACCTTCTTGGATCAACCAAATCTTACCCTTGTTGCCTTTAATGGCATCATGCGTGCCCTCATCTCGATTGTTATCACCTATAGTATTGCTGCCTTGCTTGGCAGCATCAAACACGGGAAAGTTACCTCCCGTTTCCATTGGATTGGACTCTTAGCATCCTTGGCGACTGCGGTATTACTCATCGTAATCATTGGCTTCCAATTGTTGAGCATAGGTCCTGTTTTTACCGCAACGGTTAATTCGTTGATTGGGATAGCTTTTTTTGGTATTCGGGTGAGTGTTCGAGGTCAACAGACCTATCGGGTTAGGCGAATGGGGTCATTCCTTGTTATCTCAGGTACGTCCTATCTCCTTTTCGGGGTATATGCCATCCTATTTCTACTGTTTCCTTCCGCCTACAGACCGGTGTATGATGCTCTCTCTACTGCATTGTTCATCTTGGCGTGGTGTGTGAATGATGTATTCATTTTTCTGAAGGAACTATCCGAGGAGACTACAGCAGAAGAGACTGACAGTTGGAGTAGCTTCTGTGAGTCTTTCTCGCTTACGGTACGTGAACGGGAGATAGTGAGCAACCTTGTACAAGGTCTGTCATACAAGGAGATTGCCGATCGCCTCTCCATTTCCCCGAGAACAGTGGAAACCCATGTTTATCGAATATTCAAGAAGTGTTCTGTCTCTAATAAAATCGAATTAACCCAGAAAATACACCCCGTACGTACAAATACGTAA
- a CDS encoding alpha-amylase translates to MQRTRGVLLQYFHWYSEGGGVLWNKLAKQAETLKKAGFTAIWLPPAYKGDGGGHDTGYGVYDLYDLGEFDQKGSTATKYGTKAAYLKAIDAIHSQGFYVYADIVLNHRMGADEKEQVLATPYSRENRSEPIGPQEQVTVYTRFTFPGRGTTYSDFQWMWHHFDAVDYAEEHPDNNQNIYVLEGKQFDDYVSSEFGNYDYLMGCDLDFGAEEVRGELVRWGKWYLDTTGIDGFRIDAVKHIPSWFFPGWLSSIRAHAKRDLFAVAEFWDPDIEQLKRYIAQSEHALSLFDVPLHFKFYQAGMERKNFPLDSIFSGTLVEQDPEHAVTFVANHDSQALQALESVVEPWFKPLAYALILLRREGYPCVFIADYEGASYEDYGYDGEKHQIEMPSFKALIETMLKLRSSHIEGEQHDYFDHPNTIGWSFSGEKALAVVICNGEDGSKRMETGLPSTEFAECSGNSTERIKTDEKGFGDFPCKGESLSLWVKSDDPI, encoded by the coding sequence ATGCAAAGGACGCGGGGAGTTTTGCTGCAATATTTCCATTGGTACAGCGAAGGTGGTGGTGTTCTTTGGAACAAGCTCGCAAAGCAGGCTGAAACACTGAAAAAGGCAGGATTCACTGCTATTTGGCTTCCCCCAGCCTATAAGGGAGATGGAGGGGGCCATGATACTGGGTACGGGGTGTATGACCTGTACGACTTGGGGGAGTTTGATCAGAAGGGGAGTACTGCCACCAAGTATGGAACCAAAGCAGCGTACCTTAAAGCCATTGATGCGATTCATTCCCAGGGATTTTATGTCTATGCAGATATTGTATTGAACCATCGCATGGGTGCAGATGAGAAGGAACAGGTGCTTGCTACCCCGTATTCCAGGGAAAACCGGTCAGAACCAATTGGGCCTCAAGAGCAAGTAACTGTCTATACACGTTTTACCTTTCCGGGCAGGGGTACAACCTATTCTGATTTCCAGTGGATGTGGCACCACTTTGACGCTGTGGATTATGCAGAGGAACATCCTGATAACAACCAGAACATCTATGTACTGGAAGGCAAACAGTTTGATGACTATGTGTCCTCGGAGTTTGGGAATTACGACTACCTAATGGGTTGTGACCTTGATTTTGGGGCGGAGGAAGTGAGGGGAGAACTAGTACGATGGGGTAAGTGGTATCTTGATACCACAGGCATAGATGGCTTCAGGATTGATGCAGTGAAGCACATCCCTTCGTGGTTTTTCCCCGGCTGGCTTTCATCCATACGCGCCCATGCAAAGCGTGATTTGTTTGCCGTTGCAGAGTTTTGGGACCCTGATATCGAGCAATTAAAGAGGTATATAGCACAAAGTGAGCACGCTCTCTCTTTGTTTGATGTTCCGCTGCATTTCAAGTTCTACCAAGCAGGAATGGAGCGGAAAAATTTTCCCTTGGATTCCATATTCTCCGGAACCTTGGTTGAACAGGACCCGGAGCATGCAGTTACCTTTGTAGCCAACCATGATTCGCAGGCATTGCAAGCTCTTGAGTCAGTAGTGGAGCCTTGGTTCAAGCCATTGGCTTATGCGTTGATACTGCTGAGAAGGGAAGGATATCCCTGTGTATTCATCGCAGATTACGAAGGAGCTTCCTATGAGGATTATGGATACGACGGTGAAAAGCATCAAATTGAAATGCCGTCATTCAAGGCATTGATCGAAACCATGCTCAAGCTGCGAAGTAGCCATATTGAGGGAGAACAGCACGATTATTTCGATCATCCTAATACCATTGGCTGGTCCTTTTCAGGAGAGAAGGCTCTGGCTGTGGTCATTTGTAATGGAGAAGACGGTAGTAAAAGAATGGAAACAGGTCTTCCTTCTACTGAATTTGCGGAATGTTCAGGCAACAGTACGGAACGTATCAAGACAGATGAAAAAGGGTTTGGGGATTTCCCTTGCAAGGGAGAATCGCTCTCGCTCTGGGTGAAGAGCGACGATCCAATATGA
- a CDS encoding NAD(P)H-dependent oxidoreductase gives MKPTNVVVVNASPKGEFSLTLQHAKYLLVHEPDIEASIIHVGENLTMMEYDETWLSTTFDALDACDMVIWATPVYTMLVPWQLVRFFDLMREQGRQTILAGKYATCIMSCFHYYDHLAEEWLRGTCEDLGMAFMEGLSVDNKDMLQADFRKSMRFFMQDLHRACINHTPVPRRSIPIRYDTSFHFQPQSIGTTGEKKKDIRTVLLTDEYQKDGNLSRMIEVFLASYPNAVEVIDINTFPYEGACQGCLRCELVGECDRKDGFQVFYQDLVNSCDVLVHAMNLEGRFLKPVWKLFLDRTFANGHRTSMMGKHSAYLVSGPLYQLPNVRQFLEGKDRVGKENSMGIISDEEKDSERLQAMITDLACRLDRASRAGYQKGVNFLGVGGMKIFRDLIYGMRGVVRDDHRFYKERKLYDFPQKDIKNQVFNIFMGRAFMFKFMRMQAYKNMKPLYILQHKHIADSKKL, from the coding sequence ATGAAACCAACCAATGTTGTTGTGGTCAATGCTAGTCCCAAAGGTGAATTCAGCTTAACGTTACAGCATGCAAAGTATCTCTTGGTTCATGAACCTGATATTGAAGCAAGCATCATCCATGTGGGTGAGAATCTGACCATGATGGAGTATGACGAAACTTGGCTATCTACCACCTTTGATGCGCTTGATGCATGCGACATGGTCATATGGGCTACCCCTGTATATACCATGCTTGTTCCCTGGCAGCTTGTTCGTTTCTTTGACCTCATGAGAGAACAGGGAAGACAGACAATACTTGCTGGCAAGTATGCAACTTGTATCATGAGTTGCTTTCATTACTACGACCACCTTGCTGAAGAATGGCTGCGTGGGACCTGTGAAGATCTTGGCATGGCCTTTATGGAAGGTTTGAGTGTAGACAACAAGGATATGTTGCAAGCTGACTTTAGGAAGAGTATGCGGTTTTTCATGCAGGATCTTCATAGAGCGTGCATCAATCATACTCCTGTTCCTAGAAGAAGCATACCAATTCGTTATGATACCTCTTTTCACTTTCAGCCTCAGTCGATAGGAACAACAGGGGAGAAAAAGAAAGACATCCGTACTGTCTTATTGACTGATGAATACCAGAAGGACGGCAATCTTTCGCGCATGATTGAAGTCTTCCTGGCTTCCTATCCTAATGCTGTTGAAGTAATCGATATTAACACATTCCCATATGAAGGAGCCTGCCAAGGCTGCTTGCGATGTGAGCTGGTAGGTGAGTGTGACAGAAAGGATGGTTTCCAAGTCTTCTACCAAGACTTGGTTAACTCCTGTGACGTATTGGTGCATGCGATGAACCTGGAAGGAAGGTTCCTGAAACCCGTGTGGAAGCTGTTCCTTGACCGTACGTTCGCAAATGGGCATCGGACCAGCATGATGGGTAAACACTCCGCGTACCTTGTCTCCGGTCCTTTATATCAACTGCCAAACGTACGACAGTTCTTGGAAGGAAAGGACCGAGTAGGAAAAGAGAACTCAATGGGAATTATCAGTGATGAGGAAAAAGATTCTGAGCGGTTGCAGGCTATGATCACAGATCTGGCTTGTCGACTCGATCGCGCGAGCCGTGCTGGGTACCAGAAAGGGGTGAACTTCCTTGGTGTTGGTGGAATGAAAATCTTTCGTGACCTGATCTATGGCATGCGGGGTGTTGTACGTGACGACCATCGTTTCTATAAGGAAAGAAAGTTGTATGATTTTCCTCAGAAGGATATCAAGAACCAAGTGTTCAATATCTTCATGGGGAGGGCATTCATGTTCAAGTTCATGAGGATGCAAGCCTATAAAAACATGAAACCGCTGTATATCCTCCAACATAAGCATATTGCTGATTCAAAGAAATTATAG
- a CDS encoding Ig-like domain-containing protein, producing MVSCSPDTPSVIPVEQISISSDVDYVVEGETLQLHAVVTPSNATDDSLTWSVDNGTGRATIDQNGLLTSIEVGSVTVRVSANDDSGVIREKEIQIVTVIEGATRLVEEAQYSASQAEVENMDEAEAKANTLVQELLENNVEVIIEITTEEFKAPVAGDADDPNGSPGEYSFTVMVRVGEDVEETETLTMTISATPYTVPEQTIWEGEILTNTTWSGVVQVNYVEVPEGITLTIEPGTIVKFKSDRGYKDLDKGGLQVAGGTLIAEGTPAEQIFFTADYEREGYEYAINGDWFGITLMNTDTSILDYTVVEYAEIGVEQFESSVTISNSVIRWNNTEGLYAEQSSPTIINNTLYQNGYHEIALEQFNTNVLIENNYFRDGHVGVHFENSEGTVQDNVFDTYKKHALTAGMDSEVAVHDNILYAIEDVPILNTEAPDGESPNDESITQITESNNTEVSSEPAGLSFDYTVPIDYDLGYRPATEGDEYLYVYDASDSTREVTQTMGADTGLGFGWALHYYDGYLWRFSIGDGEYGEGLDFIRIVFDESGITEVTKMGTDWVVNPRGLTHDGQYFYVNDFSEKKIYRFNPPAEITEGAKIEVTEDDWIDIPDAVGGGTMGLTYDGEKLLLPSRDQTVIYRIDFDADTYETIALPDGITLGNDIAWHDGYFWSVASGKGLGKFEINGNQANMVGSIYPVAYDAWAITSNGKVGDEARLWTLQKTCELWDDDKLFEIKPLGPTL from the coding sequence ATGGTTTCATGTAGTCCTGATACGCCTAGTGTGATTCCAGTCGAGCAAATCAGCATATCCAGTGATGTTGACTATGTAGTTGAAGGGGAGACCCTTCAGCTTCATGCTGTAGTCACTCCCTCTAATGCCACAGATGATTCACTCACTTGGTCAGTAGATAATGGTACCGGTAGAGCGACTATCGACCAGAATGGCCTACTTACTTCCATAGAAGTTGGTAGCGTGACAGTGAGAGTTTCAGCCAATGATGATTCTGGAGTAATTAGGGAAAAAGAGATTCAGATTGTAACTGTTATCGAAGGAGCAACTCGTCTTGTAGAAGAAGCACAATATTCTGCTTCCCAAGCTGAAGTAGAGAATATGGACGAGGCTGAAGCTAAAGCAAATACACTTGTACAGGAACTGCTAGAAAATAATGTTGAGGTAATCATTGAAATAACTACTGAAGAATTCAAAGCCCCAGTGGCTGGTGATGCAGATGATCCGAACGGTTCTCCGGGAGAATACTCATTTACGGTAATGGTCCGTGTTGGAGAAGACGTTGAAGAAACAGAAACGCTTACTATGACCATTTCTGCTACTCCCTATACTGTTCCAGAGCAGACCATCTGGGAAGGCGAAATACTTACTAATACCACTTGGTCAGGAGTGGTGCAGGTGAATTATGTGGAGGTACCTGAAGGTATAACACTAACTATCGAGCCAGGGACAATCGTAAAATTCAAATCTGACCGTGGATATAAAGATTTGGATAAAGGTGGCCTCCAGGTAGCAGGGGGTACCCTGATCGCAGAAGGAACCCCAGCTGAGCAAATCTTCTTCACTGCAGACTACGAGCGGGAAGGGTATGAATATGCCATAAACGGAGATTGGTTTGGTATTACCTTGATGAATACCGACACCTCCATCCTGGATTATACGGTAGTGGAGTATGCAGAAATCGGGGTAGAGCAGTTTGAGTCTTCCGTTACCATATCGAACTCAGTAATCCGTTGGAATAATACAGAGGGGCTTTATGCAGAGCAATCATCTCCTACGATTATCAACAATACCCTGTATCAGAATGGGTATCACGAGATTGCTCTTGAGCAGTTCAATACCAATGTCCTTATAGAAAACAACTACTTTAGGGATGGCCATGTAGGAGTACACTTTGAGAACAGTGAGGGAACCGTTCAAGATAATGTGTTTGACACATATAAGAAACATGCATTGACTGCCGGTATGGATTCTGAGGTAGCGGTCCATGACAACATCCTCTACGCAATCGAAGATGTGCCCATCCTAAATACAGAAGCTCCTGATGGGGAGTCCCCGAATGATGAGAGTATCACTCAAATAACTGAATCAAATAATACTGAAGTATCATCGGAACCTGCTGGTCTAAGTTTCGATTACACCGTTCCCATTGACTATGATCTTGGCTATCGTCCTGCTACAGAGGGAGATGAGTACCTCTATGTGTATGATGCGAGTGATTCTACTCGTGAGGTAACGCAAACAATGGGAGCTGATACCGGTCTTGGTTTCGGTTGGGCTCTCCACTACTACGACGGCTATCTCTGGCGATTCAGTATTGGCGACGGGGAGTATGGGGAAGGCTTGGATTTCATCCGAATCGTATTTGATGAGAGTGGCATCACCGAAGTGACCAAGATGGGAACAGACTGGGTCGTGAACCCCAGGGGACTTACCCATGATGGCCAGTATTTCTACGTCAATGATTTCAGTGAGAAGAAGATCTACCGTTTCAACCCACCTGCTGAGATTACTGAAGGTGCAAAAATTGAGGTAACAGAAGATGATTGGATTGATATTCCCGATGCTGTAGGCGGAGGCACCATGGGATTGACCTATGATGGAGAAAAACTCCTCCTGCCCAGTCGAGACCAAACGGTTATATATCGAATCGATTTCGACGCTGATACCTATGAAACAATTGCTCTACCAGATGGTATTACCCTTGGCAATGACATCGCCTGGCATGATGGCTATTTCTGGAGTGTAGCCTCAGGGAAGGGGTTGGGTAAGTTTGAGATTAATGGTAACCAAGCTAACATGGTTGGAAGCATCTACCCTGTTGCCTATGACGCTTGGGCAATCACCTCCAATGGGAAAGTGGGGGACGAAGCACGGCTTTGGACTCTCCAGAAGACCTGTGAGCTTTGGGATGATGACAAACTCTTTGAGATCAAACCATTGGGTCCAACCCTCTAA
- a CDS encoding proline iminopeptidase-family hydrolase codes for MERETMMIPIKTPQGEFNVWVQRCGNNPSKRLLLLHGGPGMSHEYFKSFEEHFRDSDIEYIYYDQLGSHNSDNPADRSFWTIERFVDEVDQVRKVLGLGPDNFFLLGHSWGGVLAMEYALAHPEALKGLIISNMMADCIAYLKYADDVLGPQMDPVVLNRIKELEAAGQYTSEEYETLLVPYYERHVLRRPMDEWPQCVTSSLSHANQDLYVYMQGPSEFGIAGVLETWDRSKDLPKITIPTLVIGAEYDTMDPAYMQWMSKQLPKGEYLYCPNAGHMAMWDDPEGYHDGLKQFINKV; via the coding sequence ATGGAACGAGAGACAATGATGATTCCAATCAAGACCCCACAGGGGGAATTCAATGTCTGGGTGCAGCGCTGTGGCAATAACCCAAGCAAGAGACTGTTGCTATTACATGGCGGGCCTGGCATGAGCCATGAGTACTTCAAGAGTTTTGAAGAGCATTTCAGAGATAGTGACATCGAATACATCTATTATGATCAACTCGGGAGTCACAACTCAGACAATCCTGCAGATCGTTCTTTCTGGACCATTGAGCGATTTGTCGATGAAGTAGACCAAGTAAGAAAAGTCTTGGGCTTGGGGCCGGATAATTTCTTCCTCCTTGGCCACTCCTGGGGAGGAGTGTTGGCAATGGAATATGCACTTGCTCACCCTGAGGCATTGAAGGGCCTGATCATAAGCAACATGATGGCCGACTGCATTGCCTATCTGAAGTATGCTGATGATGTACTGGGACCACAGATGGATCCTGTAGTCCTGAACCGCATCAAGGAACTGGAAGCGGCCGGTCAATATACCAGCGAAGAGTATGAAACGTTATTGGTTCCCTACTACGAGCGCCATGTTCTGAGACGTCCTATGGATGAATGGCCACAGTGTGTGACCTCTTCACTCAGCCACGCCAACCAGGACCTCTATGTCTATATGCAAGGTCCAAGTGAATTCGGTATTGCAGGCGTATTGGAAACATGGGATAGGTCAAAAGACCTGCCCAAGATTACCATACCCACCTTGGTCATCGGCGCCGAGTATGACACCATGGACCCAGCCTATATGCAGTGGATGTCCAAGCAGCTGCCGAAGGGTGAATACCTATACTGCCCAAATGCAGGGCATATGGCCATGTGGGATGACCCAGAAGGGTATCATGATGGATTGAAACAGTTTATTAACAAAGTATAA
- a CDS encoding ABC transporter substrate-binding protein — translation MLKKVAVFLLISLIPFTLFAAGQQEAAKEEGPITLSYLVASGSDQYQARAAAEGFMALNPDVKIELELRPGGSDGDNITKTRLATGEMNDMFFYNAGSLLQALNPSDTLVDLADEPFMDVVDEAFKMTVSQNGAVYGVPNQTAMGGGILYNKRVYEELGLSIPKTWAEFAANNEKIKKAGITPVIATFGDSWTSQLFVLADYYNVQAEVPDFAQLYTENKIKYANTPAAIKGFEHLKEAYDKGWYQSGFATAKYDQGLEMLANGKGAHYPMLSMALGNITSNWPDKAEDIGFFAQPGQSADKNGATIWMLSANYVPQTTTGAKLEAVKRFLAYTVSPEGIADMNKEIPPSGPYLVIGAELPEDVLPAVKDISGYIDSGNSAPALEFLSPVKGPRLEQFCVAVGTGQMSPMEAAVNYDKDVANQAKQLGLAGW, via the coding sequence ATGTTGAAAAAAGTAGCGGTATTTCTACTCATCTCGTTGATTCCGTTCACGCTGTTCGCAGCGGGTCAGCAGGAAGCTGCCAAAGAAGAAGGGCCAATCACCCTCTCCTATTTGGTCGCAAGTGGTAGTGACCAGTATCAGGCAAGAGCCGCAGCCGAAGGCTTTATGGCACTGAACCCTGATGTAAAGATTGAACTTGAGCTTCGCCCAGGTGGAAGTGATGGAGACAACATCACCAAGACACGTCTGGCAACCGGTGAAATGAATGACATGTTCTTCTACAATGCCGGATCCCTCTTGCAGGCACTCAATCCAAGTGATACCTTGGTTGACCTTGCAGACGAGCCCTTCATGGATGTGGTTGATGAAGCATTCAAGATGACCGTTTCTCAAAATGGTGCTGTATACGGCGTACCCAACCAGACCGCAATGGGTGGTGGTATTCTCTACAACAAGAGAGTCTACGAAGAATTGGGACTTAGTATTCCCAAGACTTGGGCCGAGTTTGCTGCAAACAATGAAAAGATCAAGAAAGCAGGCATTACTCCTGTTATCGCCACCTTTGGTGATAGCTGGACCAGTCAGCTCTTTGTTCTTGCAGATTACTACAATGTACAGGCAGAAGTTCCTGACTTTGCTCAATTGTACACTGAAAACAAGATCAAGTACGCAAACACTCCTGCAGCCATCAAAGGTTTTGAACACCTGAAGGAAGCTTATGATAAGGGCTGGTACCAGAGCGGGTTCGCTACGGCAAAGTATGATCAAGGTCTTGAAATGCTGGCAAACGGCAAGGGCGCTCACTACCCAATGCTTTCCATGGCTTTGGGAAACATCACTTCAAACTGGCCTGATAAAGCTGAGGACATCGGTTTCTTTGCACAGCCAGGCCAGAGTGCTGACAAGAATGGAGCAACCATCTGGATGCTTTCTGCAAACTATGTACCTCAGACAACCACTGGAGCAAAGCTTGAAGCTGTAAAGCGCTTCCTGGCTTACACCGTCTCTCCTGAAGGTATTGCAGACATGAACAAGGAGATTCCTCCTTCCGGTCCTTACTTGGTCATCGGTGCAGAACTTCCTGAAGATGTGCTTCCTGCTGTTAAGGATATCTCCGGATATATTGACTCTGGAAACTCCGCACCTGCACTCGAGTTCCTCTCTCCTGTAAAGGGACCTCGTCTTGAGCAGTTCTGTGTTGCAGTAGGTACTGGACAAATGAGTCCAATGGAAGCTGCTGTCAACTATGACAAGGACGTTGCCAATCAGGCAAAGCAGTTGGGTCTTGCAGGCTGGTAA
- a CDS encoding sugar ABC transporter permease → MKKNTIQRGMLKTYPNWFYLPAVTAFTIFFIIPTVSAFYFSLTRWTIFDSTFIGFENYISFLSDPMLSIGLKNTFIYAFLTSGLKTVLALPLAVMLTSGIRFKGFYRSVVFFPVLVSTIAVGITFSILMQPNIGLINVVLGSMGLPQPDWLGSPQVALYSVIFVDVWKGIGIATVIYMAGIISIPQDYFDAMKLEGGFWIKFRHVIIPLVRNSTFTVILLSFIGGLRSFDLIWAMTGGGPGFASDVLTSVIYKQYQAGFYGLSTAGNVILFIMVTILIFPLRRFFNSREIEL, encoded by the coding sequence ATGAAAAAGAATACGATTCAGCGGGGAATGCTAAAGACCTATCCTAACTGGTTTTATTTACCTGCAGTAACAGCATTTACAATTTTCTTTATTATTCCAACCGTCTCTGCATTCTACTTCAGCTTGACTCGGTGGACGATTTTTGATTCGACCTTTATCGGATTCGAAAACTATATTTCCTTCTTGTCGGACCCCATGCTCTCAATCGGTCTGAAAAATACCTTCATCTACGCTTTTCTTACCAGTGGACTGAAGACTGTCCTTGCACTCCCCCTTGCAGTTATGCTTACCTCAGGTATCAGGTTCAAGGGTTTTTATCGAAGCGTGGTCTTTTTCCCCGTACTGGTAAGTACCATTGCGGTAGGAATCACCTTCTCAATTCTTATGCAACCCAATATTGGATTGATCAATGTGGTGCTGGGCTCGATGGGCCTACCACAACCTGACTGGCTTGGAAGCCCTCAGGTAGCACTCTATTCAGTTATTTTTGTCGATGTTTGGAAAGGAATCGGTATTGCTACCGTAATTTATATGGCAGGTATCATCTCGATTCCTCAGGACTATTTTGATGCCATGAAACTCGAGGGTGGATTCTGGATCAAGTTCCGCCATGTGATCATCCCCTTGGTGAGAAATTCCACGTTCACCGTGATACTCCTCTCCTTTATCGGAGGTCTTCGTTCCTTCGATCTTATCTGGGCGATGACTGGAGGCGGCCCTGGTTTTGCATCGGATGTATTGACCAGTGTTATTTACAAACAGTACCAGGCAGGATTTTACGGTCTGTCAACTGCGGGAAATGTCATCCTATTTATCATGGTTACCATCCTGATATTTCCGCTCAGACGATTCTTCAACAGCAGGGAGATTGAACTATGA